A part of Rattus rattus isolate New Zealand chromosome 6, Rrattus_CSIRO_v1, whole genome shotgun sequence genomic DNA contains:
- the LOC116902860 gene encoding olfactory receptor-like protein OLF3, with the protein MGQEFVNQTWVNEFILLGLSSDQNTEVFLFALILVMYIITVVGNSLILLLIRLDSRLHTPMYFFLSVLSIVDLCYGNSIAPQMLAHLVSAQKLIPFHSCVLQLCVSLALGGSEFFLLGAMSYDRYVAVCHPLHYTVIMDGGLCLGLAVTCLVAGFLNSLMETVITFRLPLCHNVINHFACETLAVLRLACVDISFNKVMVAISGFLVIMLPCCLVLFSYTRIVIAILHIRSTQGRHKAFGTCASHLTVVCMCFGATIFTYIGPHSASSEDKEKMVALFYAVVAPTLNPVIYSLRNKEVMAALRKLVEKLR; encoded by the coding sequence ATGGGCCAGGAATTTGTCAACCAAACGTGGGTGAATGAGTTTATCCTCTTGGGGCTCTCCAGTGATCAGAACACTGAAGTGTTTCTCTTTGCCCTGATCCTGGTCATGTACATCATAACTGTTGTGGGAAATTCTCTGATTCTTCTCCTTATCAGACTGGACAGCAGGCTTCATACTCCTATGTATTTCTTCCTCAGTGTTCTGTCCATAGTGGATCTTTGCTATGGGAACAGTATTGCCCCACAAATGTTGGCTCACTTGGTTTCAGCCCAAAAGCTCATTCCTTTCCACAGTTGTGTGCTCCAGCTCTGTGTCTCCCTGGCCTTGGGTGGTTCTGAGTTCTTCCTTCTGGGAGCTAtgtcctatgaccgctatgtggcagTATGCCATCCATTGCACTACACTGTCATAATGGATGGAGGACTGTGCCTGGGGCTGGCTGTCACCTGCTTGGTAGCTGGTTTTTTGAATTCACTGATGGAGACAGTAATCACCTTCCGTCTTCCTCTGTGTCACAATGTCATTAATCACTTTGCTTGTGAGACCCTTGCAGTACTTCGGCTAGCCTGTGTAGACATCTCTTTCAACAAGGTCATGGTGGCCATCTCAGGATTTCTGGTGATCATGCTTCCCTGTTGCCTAGTTCTATTCTCTTATACTCGCATAGTCATTGCCATTCTGCATATTCGCTCTACTCAGGGACGTCACAAAGCCTTTGGAACTTGTGCCTCTCACCTCACTGTAGTTTGTATGTGCTTTGGGGCCACAATCTTCACCTACATAGGGCCACATTCTGCCTCatctgaggacaaagagaagatggTTGCTCTGTTCTATGCTGTTGTGGCACCCACGTTGAACCCTGTGATCTACAGCTTGAGGAATAAAGAAGTTATGGCTGCTCTTAGGAAACTTGTTGAGAAATTAAGGTAA
- the LOC116902861 gene encoding olfactory receptor-like protein OLF3, which yields MGKKNQTWVSEFLLLGLSTDWGTQVSLFVLFLAMYLLTVLGNLLIIILIKLDSKLHTPMYFFLSILSFVDICYTNSTVPQMLVHFLAARKSIPFHSCVLQLYISLAMGSTEFFLLGAMAYDRYVAVCHPLHYMVIMHGGLCLRLASACLTAGLSNSLMQTLMIFQLPFCRTVINHFACEMLAVLRLSCVDISLNKVMVAISGFLVIMLPCILVLFSYAHIVAAILRIRSSQGRRKAFGTCASHLTVVSMCFGTAIFTYMRPVGRSSAGQEKMVALFYAVVTPMLNPLIYSLRNNDVIGALKRTLEKLKENK from the coding sequence ATGGGCAAGAAAAACCAGACATGGGTGAGTGAATTCTTGTTGCTAGGGTTGTCAACTGACTGGGGGACTCAGGTCTCCTTGTTTGTACTGTTCCTGGCCATGTACTTGCTGACTGTCCTGGGGAACCTactcatcatcatcctcatcaagCTGGACAGCAAGCTCCATacgcccatgtacttcttcctcagcatccTGTCATTTGTGGACATCTGTTACACCAACAGCACTGTCCCCCAGATGCTCGTCCATTTCCTGGCAGCCAGGAAGTCCATCCCATTTCATAGTTGTGTGCTGCAGCTGTATATCTCCCTAGCAATGGGTAGCACAGAGTTCTTCTTGCTAGGTGCCATGGCTTATGACCGCTACGTGGCAGTGTGCCACCCTCTGCACTACATGGTCATTATGCATGGAGGGCTGTGCCTAAGGTTGGCTTCAGCCTGTCTGACTGCTGGTCTCTCAAATTCACTAATGCAGACACTCATGATCTTTCAATTACCCTTCTGTCGTACGGTCATCAATCACTTTGCCTGTGAGATGCTGGCTGTGCTGAGGCTGAGTTGTGTGGACATCTCCCTCAACAAGGTCATGGTAGCCATCTCAGGATTTCTGGTGATCATGCTTCCTTGTATTCTCGTGCTATTTTCCTATGCTCACATTGTTGCTGCCATTCTGCGTATTCGCTCTTCCCAGGGACGACGCAAAGCCTTCGGGACTTGTGCCTCCCACCTCACAGTGGTTTCTATGTGCTTTGGAACAGCCATCTTTACATACATGAGGCCTGTGGGCAGATCCTCAGCAGGACAGGAGAAGATGGTTGCTCTCTTCTACGCTGTTGTGACGCCAATGCTCAATCCCCTCATCTACAGCTTGAGAAACAATGATGTGATTGGGGCTTTGAAAAGAACTTTGGAGAAActtaaggaaaacaaatag
- the LOC116902862 gene encoding olfactory receptor-like protein OLF3, which produces MEQDNQTWVHEFILLGLSSDWNTQVSLFILFLLMYLLTVLGNFLIILLIRLDSRLHTPMYFFLNNLSLVDVSYATSIVPQLLAHFLATHKAIPFLSCAAQLFFSLGLGGIEFLLLAVMAYDRYVAVCDPLRYSVIMHTGLCTRLVITSWVSGSLNSLVHTAITFQLPMCTNKYIDHISCEILAVVRLACVDTSSNEIVIMVSSIVLLMTPFFLVLLSYIQIISTILKIQSTEGRRKAFHTCASHLTVVTLCYGTTIFTYIQPHSSPSVLQEKLISLFYAILMPMLNPMIYSLRNKEVKGAWQKLLGKLSGFTSKLTSG; this is translated from the coding sequence ATGGAACAGGACAACCAGACATGGGTGCATGAATTCATCCTCCTTGGCCTGTCCAGTGACTGGAACACTCAAGTCTCCCTCTTCATCCTGTTCTTGCTGATGTACCTGCTGACAGTATTGGGGAACTTCCTCATCATTCTTCTGATCAGACTGGACAGCAGACTCCACActcccatgtacttctttctcaACAATCTGTCCCTGGTGGATGTGTCTTATGCCACAAGCATAGTCCCCCAGTTGCTGGCTCATTTCCTTGCCACACACAAAGCAATTCCATTTCTAAGTTGTGCAGCccagttatttttttccttgggcTTGGGTGGGATTGAGTTCCTTCTCCTGGcagtgatggcctatgaccgctatgtggcagTGTGTGACCCTCTGAGGTATTCAGTCATCATGCATACAGGGCTATGCACAAGGCTCGTCATCACATCTTGGGTCAGTGGCTCCCTCAACTCTCTTGTGCACACTGCTATCACCTTCCAGCTGCCCATGTGCACAAATAAGTATATTGATCACATTTCCTGTGAAATTCTAGCTGTGGTCAGATTGGCCTGTGTGGACACTTCATCCAATGAAATTGTGATCATGGTTTCTAGCATTGTCTTGCTTATGACCCCTTTTTTCCTAGTTCTCTTGTCTTACATCCAGATCATCTCCACCATTCTGAAAATCCAGtccacagagggaaggagaaaggcctTCCACACGTgtgcctcccacctcactgtggtAACACTATGCTATGGTACCACCATTTTTACCTACATCCAGCCCCACTCCAGCCCCTCGGTCCTTCAGGAGAAGTTGATTTCCCTTTTTTATGCCATATTGATGCCCATGCTGAACCCTATGATTTATAGTCTAAGGAATAAGGAGGTAAAAGGAGCCTGGCAGAAACTATTAGGGAAATTATCTGGGTTCACATCAAAACTGACAAGTGGATGA